The following are encoded in a window of Sulfurimonas sp. C5 genomic DNA:
- a CDS encoding menaquinone biosynthesis decarboxylase, which translates to MKTTIDLLQKHKELKVINTELDVYLEIPHVAYAEVKKGEEGKALLFTNVIDKKTGHKYEEPVLMNVFGSFKRCELLFGRKIESVADEITKLLHMKPPASFKEKLSMAGELFQLKNIFPKRLKSKGVCQEIIHLEQDIDLTKLPVLTTWEQDGGPFITMGQVYTQSLDGEMVNLGMYRLQVYDKNHLGMHWQIHKDSSHFFDQYQKAGKKMPVSIGIGGDPLYTWCATAPLPYGVNELLMYGLIKKKPAELVKSITTPLYIPKDVDYVIEGWVDPSELKIEGPFGDHTGYYTLEEPYPVLEVSAITMKHDRTFLATVVGKPPLEDKYMGWATGKIFFPLLKTTTPDLLDYHMPENAGFHNLILAKMQPLYKGHAKQFMHAFWGAGQMSFVKHAVFVDENAPSLENYEAFATYVLNRFTPKSMFITEGILDALDHSSPEALVGGKLGIDATSANKVEPPHLLGDEELLHKVQELIPDAVDLHQFMRRTNNPITVISVNKAKNAKEYFDALLPLSTNMRIVVFVDAQKNDVRNAYMLVWRVTNNIDALRDIYKSGLMIGVDGTNKNELDGFTRRWPDDVDCTMGVVNHLKNLGVWDLDEELFKKFQL; encoded by the coding sequence ATGAAAACTACCATTGATTTATTGCAAAAACACAAAGAATTAAAAGTTATTAATACTGAATTAGATGTCTATTTGGAAATTCCCCATGTAGCATATGCTGAGGTGAAAAAAGGGGAAGAGGGGAAAGCTCTCCTTTTTACTAATGTAATTGATAAGAAGACAGGACATAAATATGAAGAACCAGTATTAATGAATGTATTTGGTTCATTTAAAAGATGTGAGTTGCTGTTTGGTCGTAAGATTGAGAGTGTGGCTGATGAGATTACAAAACTGCTTCATATGAAACCGCCTGCTTCTTTTAAAGAAAAGCTTTCTATGGCCGGGGAGTTGTTCCAGTTGAAAAATATTTTTCCAAAACGCTTAAAATCAAAAGGGGTGTGTCAAGAGATAATCCATCTTGAACAAGATATAGATCTGACAAAACTTCCTGTACTTACAACTTGGGAACAAGACGGCGGGCCATTTATCACGATGGGACAGGTATATACTCAGTCTCTTGACGGTGAAATGGTTAATCTAGGAATGTACAGACTGCAAGTGTACGATAAAAACCATCTGGGAATGCACTGGCAGATTCATAAAGATTCTTCTCACTTTTTTGATCAGTATCAAAAAGCAGGAAAAAAGATGCCTGTTTCAATCGGTATAGGTGGAGATCCTCTTTATACTTGGTGTGCGACAGCACCACTTCCTTACGGTGTAAATGAACTGTTAATGTATGGACTTATTAAGAAAAAGCCTGCAGAACTTGTAAAATCAATTACAACACCGCTTTATATTCCTAAAGATGTAGATTATGTAATTGAGGGTTGGGTAGATCCTAGCGAATTGAAAATTGAGGGTCCTTTTGGAGATCATACGGGATATTATACTTTAGAAGAGCCGTATCCTGTGTTAGAAGTTTCAGCTATTACGATGAAGCATGACAGAACATTTTTAGCAACTGTTGTCGGAAAACCGCCATTAGAAGATAAATACATGGGGTGGGCGACAGGAAAGATCTTTTTTCCATTACTCAAAACAACGACACCGGATCTACTGGACTATCATATGCCTGAGAATGCAGGTTTTCATAACCTTATTTTAGCAAAGATGCAGCCGCTTTATAAAGGGCATGCAAAACAGTTTATGCACGCTTTTTGGGGAGCAGGACAGATGAGTTTTGTAAAACATGCTGTTTTTGTAGATGAAAATGCTCCGTCATTAGAAAACTATGAAGCATTTGCAACTTATGTACTTAATCGTTTTACTCCGAAATCTATGTTTATCACAGAAGGGATTTTGGATGCACTGGATCATTCATCACCTGAAGCATTAGTAGGTGGAAAACTTGGTATTGATGCTACATCTGCAAATAAAGTGGAACCACCACATCTTCTTGGTGATGAAGAGTTATTACATAAAGTTCAAGAACTTATTCCGGATGCTGTAGATCTTCATCAGTTTATGAGAAGAACCAATAATCCAATTACAGTTATCAGTGTAAATAAAGCGAAAAATGCAAAAGAGTATTTTGATGCATTATTACCTCTTTCAACAAACATGAGAATAGTGGTATTTGTAGATGCTCAAAAAAATGATGTTAGAAATGCATATATGTTAGTATGGAGAGTTACGAACAATATTGATGCTCTTCGTGATATTTACAAGTCAGGACTTATGATAGGTGTTGACGGTACAAATAAAAATGAGTTAGACGGCTTTACACGAAGATGGCCTGATGATGTAGATTGTACGATGGGCGTAGTGAATCATTTGAAGAACCTTGGCGTCTGGGATTTAGACGAAGAATTATTTAAAAAGTTTCAATTGTAA
- a CDS encoding carbonic anhydrase yields the protein MPKSSLLQGNEKFQKSYFKKHEKELLELAKNGQHPKALFIGCADSRVVPNLITDTPPGDLFVVRNVGNFVAPYKPDEDYHSTAAGIEYAVSALNVSEIIICGHTHCGAIASLYSDIETKPFIHTKKWLSLGHKAKINAVLALGRDAQKDALFRLSEKLNVVFQIENLLTYPYVKEKLDNGELFIHGWLYDIESGAIEFYDPDICDFLPLEEDA from the coding sequence ATGCCAAAAAGTTCATTATTACAAGGTAATGAAAAATTCCAAAAAAGTTATTTTAAAAAACATGAAAAAGAGCTATTAGAATTAGCTAAAAACGGTCAGCACCCAAAAGCACTCTTTATAGGTTGTGCAGACTCACGCGTTGTTCCAAACCTCATCACAGACACACCTCCAGGTGATCTGTTCGTTGTACGTAATGTCGGTAATTTCGTTGCACCTTACAAACCGGATGAAGATTATCATTCAACAGCAGCAGGGATCGAATATGCAGTATCTGCCTTAAATGTATCGGAAATTATCATTTGTGGACATACCCATTGTGGTGCCATTGCTTCACTTTACAGTGATATAGAAACAAAACCGTTTATTCATACAAAGAAATGGCTCTCTTTAGGGCATAAAGCAAAAATAAATGCTGTACTGGCACTTGGCAGAGATGCACAAAAAGATGCACTTTTTCGTCTAAGTGAAAAACTCAATGTTGTTTTTCAGATAGAAAACCTTTTAACATATCCATATGTTAAAGAAAAACTTGATAATGGAGAATTGTTTATTCATGGATGGCTTTATGATATCGAGAGTGGAGCTATAGAATTTTATGATCCTGATATTTGTGATTTTTTACCTCTAGAAGAGGATGCGTAA
- a CDS encoding OsmC family protein, with product MKITVTHQDAMKFEAKTEKSSFIIDCPTISPIEYFLSGIITCSATDIVMIPKNQGKTVTDLVVDGEVVRAEDHPRKFVKLHLTYNFNSDADDDTQAARWVMASVETYCSTINTIRDTTEISYSITHNGKLIRENEKMISGGGSKIDMGEIDACGN from the coding sequence ATGAAAATTACAGTAACACATCAAGATGCAATGAAGTTTGAGGCTAAGACTGAAAAGTCTAGCTTTATAATTGACTGTCCAACTATTTCGCCGATAGAGTATTTTTTATCGGGGATTATTACGTGTAGTGCGACGGATATCGTTATGATTCCAAAAAATCAAGGTAAAACTGTTACTGACTTAGTGGTTGACGGTGAAGTGGTTCGTGCTGAAGACCATCCAAGAAAGTTTGTTAAACTTCATTTGACATACAACTTCAATTCAGATGCAGATGACGATACACAAGCAGCTCGTTGGGTAATGGCTTCGGTAGAGACATATTGTTCAACAATCAATACTATTCGTGACACGACTGAGATCTCTTACAGCATTACACATAACGGCAAACTTATCCGTGAAAATGAAAAAATGATTAGCGGCGGCGGTAGTAAAATCGATATGGGTGAAATTGACGCCTGCGGCAACTAG
- a CDS encoding cytochrome C — MGKFVFIALSILILSFSTADAAIYKGQKEFVKNCLKCHDSGQTFVASHKMKYWKHMMAKKGQKLAELHLKSEKAQKSWKYFESKKYTRKVKHLKQFLVEYAKDSGNVPACN; from the coding sequence ATGGGTAAATTTGTATTTATTGCATTGTCAATTTTAATACTATCATTCTCGACAGCTGATGCAGCTATATATAAGGGGCAAAAGGAATTTGTAAAAAACTGCCTTAAGTGTCATGATTCTGGACAAACTTTTGTTGCAAGTCATAAAATGAAATACTGGAAACATATGATGGCTAAAAAAGGTCAAAAATTGGCAGAGCTTCATTTAAAAAGTGAGAAAGCGCAAAAGTCATGGAAATATTTTGAAAGTAAAAAGTATACTAGAAAAGTAAAACACCTGAAACAATTTTTAGTCGAGTATGCTAAAGATAGTGGAAACGTACCTGCTTGTAACTAA
- a CDS encoding PAS domain S-box protein produces the protein MEVKNIKQIEQALQEWVSALDVLDDAIFIHDQEYRILRCNSAYQRLASLPFKQIIGQPYFKVFPKSKEPLPHCSVSIDKNCTEENENDILVDGVLYRSRSYIIRDKEGIYHYSIQILQDITKEQADEERLKQNEKFIKAVLDNLPIGIAVNTIEPEVKFNYMNDNFPKLYRTTREALKNPDDFWKAAYEDINFRKKIKKQVIDDYESGDPLRMHWNEVPLTRKGKETSYISAQNIPLPDMNSIISMVWDVTERRNMEELLLNEKRFSDKLIESIPDIFFVLNGEGKFERWNKKIETLFGLTSEELKDRNALSLIYEDDRPEIAKKIEETLALGYTTVDTRVMAKEGLCYYKFTSKRITTPNGTGIIGIGLDMTKRKNMELQLKRERDFSDRLIETAPVIVLLLDKTGHIVRYNRYMEQLSGYPLEEVAGKEWFSLVLPEATREKTREIFLEAINDLDSKGNIDSILTRWGDELHIEWYSKTIKDAEGKTEGLLAIGVDVTEQQKVQERLELFHTLLENSTDAVEIIEPGTLKLLDVNDTLCRELGYSRKELLEMTIYDIDPTVTPDMVKTIKEKIDTEGNVIFESLNKRRDGTIYPVEVSLSLNKLEHPYLLAIVRDITERKEAEEHLKESEEKFRTMTASAQDAILMIDSQGNISYWNEAAERVLGYSADEAMGTNLHKLITPERFMDAHLKGFKEFQRTGQGAAVGKTVELAAIKKDGTEFPIELSLSSILHKDGWGAIGIMRDISERKASEAALNRANRALKTLSAGNLALVHATSEEELLKEVTRVIVERGGYSLAVVDYADDGPEKNLTPVAWHGFSGEEYWLNDLCWKDTGKGVLPAGAAIREGVTQIFRDIKDPLTCPNWRDAAIERGYVSHISLPLFDGKKPFGVLSIYSSQEESFDEEEIHLLEELANDLAYGIGNQRTRDVNKKHEAILRESLEQTILAISATVESRDPYTAGHQKRVAELATAIAKEMGLGQEEIEGIRFAAIIHDLGKIHIPAEILAKPGRLTDIEFMLIKTHPQAGYDIIKDVNFPWPIAQIILQHHEHVDGSGYPQGLKGDEILLGAKIITVADVIEAISSHRPYRSALGIQVALDEVTKGRGTRYDSVVVDTCMKLFKEKKFTFNTDSSMLAI, from the coding sequence ATGGAAGTCAAAAATATAAAACAAATCGAACAGGCGCTTCAAGAATGGGTAAGTGCCTTGGATGTTTTAGACGATGCTATTTTTATTCACGACCAAGAGTATCGTATTCTTCGCTGTAACAGTGCTTATCAGCGACTTGCTTCTCTTCCGTTTAAACAGATCATCGGTCAGCCTTATTTTAAAGTATTCCCAAAATCAAAAGAACCTCTGCCACATTGTTCAGTAAGCATAGATAAAAATTGCACAGAAGAGAATGAAAATGATATTTTGGTAGATGGTGTACTTTACCGTTCTCGATCTTACATAATCCGTGATAAAGAGGGTATTTATCACTATTCGATTCAGATACTACAAGATATTACTAAAGAGCAAGCTGATGAAGAGAGATTGAAACAAAACGAAAAGTTCATTAAAGCAGTACTTGACAATCTTCCTATAGGTATTGCCGTAAATACGATTGAACCAGAAGTAAAATTCAACTATATGAATGACAACTTTCCAAAACTCTACCGTACAACACGCGAAGCACTAAAGAATCCAGATGATTTTTGGAAGGCTGCATACGAAGATATAAATTTTCGTAAAAAGATCAAAAAACAGGTTATAGATGACTATGAAAGTGGTGATCCGTTACGTATGCACTGGAATGAGGTCCCACTTACTCGCAAAGGGAAAGAAACAAGTTATATCTCGGCGCAAAATATTCCATTGCCAGATATGAACTCTATTATTTCAATGGTCTGGGATGTAACGGAACGCAGGAATATGGAAGAACTCTTACTCAATGAAAAACGTTTTTCCGATAAGCTTATCGAAAGTATTCCTGATATTTTCTTTGTGCTTAATGGAGAAGGAAAATTTGAACGTTGGAATAAAAAGATAGAAACTCTTTTTGGGCTAACGTCTGAAGAGTTAAAAGATCGTAACGCGCTCTCTCTTATCTATGAAGATGACCGCCCCGAGATCGCAAAAAAAATAGAAGAAACTTTAGCGCTGGGGTATACTACTGTAGATACACGAGTGATGGCAAAAGAAGGACTTTGCTACTATAAGTTTACTAGTAAACGGATCACCACACCTAATGGTACGGGAATCATCGGTATAGGCCTTGACATGACTAAGCGTAAGAATATGGAACTGCAACTCAAAAGGGAGAGAGACTTTTCTGACCGATTGATCGAAACAGCTCCCGTCATCGTCTTACTGCTTGATAAAACAGGACACATAGTCAGATACAACCGCTACATGGAACAGCTTTCTGGTTACCCGCTTGAAGAGGTGGCAGGGAAGGAGTGGTTCTCGTTAGTTCTCCCTGAAGCGACTCGTGAAAAGACTAGAGAAATCTTCCTTGAAGCTATTAATGATCTAGATAGCAAAGGAAATATAGACAGTATACTTACCCGTTGGGGTGATGAGCTTCATATTGAATGGTACAGTAAAACTATTAAAGATGCTGAAGGAAAAACAGAAGGACTACTTGCCATAGGCGTGGATGTTACCGAGCAACAGAAGGTTCAGGAACGGTTAGAATTGTTTCATACTCTTTTAGAAAATTCTACGGATGCTGTTGAAATTATTGAACCGGGTACCCTAAAACTACTTGATGTTAATGACACGCTTTGTCGTGAACTGGGCTACAGTCGTAAGGAACTGCTTGAGATGACTATCTATGATATAGATCCAACAGTTACACCCGACATGGTTAAGACGATTAAAGAGAAGATCGATACAGAAGGGAATGTAATCTTTGAAAGTTTGAATAAACGCCGAGATGGAACTATATATCCTGTCGAAGTCTCGCTATCACTCAACAAACTTGAACATCCCTATTTATTAGCGATTGTACGCGATATTACAGAACGCAAGGAAGCAGAAGAGCATCTTAAAGAGAGTGAAGAAAAATTCCGTACTATGACTGCTTCCGCGCAAGATGCAATCTTGATGATAGACTCACAGGGAAATATCTCCTACTGGAACGAAGCAGCGGAAAGAGTCCTTGGTTATTCGGCTGATGAAGCTATGGGGACTAATTTGCATAAGTTGATTACTCCAGAGCGTTTTATGGATGCTCATCTAAAGGGGTTTAAAGAGTTTCAGCGTACAGGTCAAGGTGCTGCGGTTGGAAAGACTGTTGAACTAGCAGCTATAAAAAAAGACGGTACGGAGTTTCCTATTGAACTCTCTTTGTCCTCAATACTTCATAAAGATGGATGGGGTGCTATAGGAATCATGCGTGATATAAGTGAGCGTAAAGCATCTGAAGCTGCACTCAATAGGGCAAATCGAGCTCTTAAAACTCTTTCTGCCGGGAACTTGGCACTTGTACATGCAACAAGTGAAGAAGAGTTGCTTAAAGAGGTAACCAGAGTGATCGTTGAAAGGGGTGGGTATAGTCTTGCCGTCGTTGATTATGCAGATGATGGTCCTGAGAAAAATCTCACTCCTGTCGCTTGGCATGGTTTTAGCGGTGAAGAGTACTGGTTAAATGACCTATGTTGGAAGGATACTGGAAAAGGTGTCCTCCCCGCCGGAGCAGCTATTCGCGAGGGGGTAACACAGATTTTTAGAGATATTAAAGATCCTCTTACTTGTCCTAATTGGCGAGATGCTGCAATAGAACGTGGATATGTTTCACACATATCTCTGCCGCTTTTTGATGGAAAAAAGCCTTTTGGAGTATTGAGTATCTACTCATCTCAAGAAGAGTCTTTTGATGAAGAAGAGATCCATTTGCTTGAAGAGTTGGCCAATGATCTGGCTTATGGTATTGGCAATCAGCGTACGCGTGATGTGAATAAAAAGCACGAAGCTATTTTACGAGAGAGTTTAGAGCAGACAATTCTGGCAATTTCTGCTACTGTAGAGTCACGTGATCCTTATACGGCAGGTCATCAGAAACGTGTTGCTGAACTGGCAACGGCCATTGCCAAGGAGATGGGGTTAGGTCAAGAAGAGATAGAGGGGATTAGGTTTGCAGCTATTATTCATGATCTTGGAAAAATTCATATCCCTGCAGAGATTCTTGCTAAACCTGGACGTTTGACAGATATTGAGTTTATGCTTATTAAAACACATCCCCAAGCGGGTTACGACATTATTAAAGATGTAAATTTTCCTTGGCCGATTGCTCAGATAATTCTTCAGCATCACGAACATGTTGACGGTTCGGGTTATCCTCAGGGACTTAAGGGAGATGAGATCCTCTTGGGAGCAAAGATTATTACCGTAGCAGATGTGATTGAAGCTATATCTTCCCATCGTCCATATCGTTCGGCTTTAGGTATTCAAGTAGCTCTTGACGAAGTAACAAAAGGACGAGGAACAAGATATGATAGTGTAGTTGTAGATACCTGCATGAAGCTTTTCAAAGAAAAAAAGTTTACATTTAATACTGACTCTAGTATGCTCGCTATTTAA
- a CDS encoding SulP family inorganic anion transporter, whose translation MDITFKKIKNDLPASIIVFFVALPLCLGIALASGAPLFAGIIAGIIGGILVGAASGSRLGVSGPAAGLAVIVFDAIATLGSWELFLAAVVLAGVFQIIFGYAKAGFIAYFFPTSVVTGMLTGIGFLIILKQIPFIFGYHSDYLGEEAFSQLNGENTFTAIEHALSLFSPTAIVISVISLGILIIWDKYLTKSNKIFEIIQGPIVVVLIGILFTVVLEKYGITISKEQLVSLPEIQSFNELKNVFTFADFSGFASLDVIKIAFVMAVVASLETLLSVEATDKLDPQKQITPTNRELKAQGLGNIVSGLIGGLPITQVIVRSSANITFGAQTKLSAILHGFFLLVSVLTIIPLLNMIPLASLAAILLVVGYKLAKPSMFISIYRKGLELFVPFVVTIVAMLISDLLTGVLLGLVASIFFTLHHSYRNSYHLKDTVTDKDGVSVHHIVMAEEVSFFNKASVLKVLDAIPENSKVILDFSKSKAVAYDVVELIKDYITQSKYKNIQVETVNFKYPKE comes from the coding sequence ATGGATATAACTTTTAAGAAAATAAAAAATGATTTGCCCGCAAGTATCATTGTATTTTTCGTAGCCCTACCTCTTTGTCTTGGAATTGCTTTAGCCTCAGGAGCACCTCTTTTTGCAGGTATTATTGCAGGTATTATTGGTGGTATCCTTGTTGGTGCTGCCAGTGGTTCGAGACTTGGAGTAAGTGGTCCAGCAGCAGGATTAGCTGTAATTGTATTTGATGCTATTGCAACACTTGGTTCATGGGAACTTTTTCTTGCTGCTGTAGTTCTTGCAGGAGTTTTCCAAATCATATTTGGTTACGCTAAAGCTGGATTTATTGCTTATTTTTTCCCAACTTCAGTTGTAACGGGTATGCTCACAGGTATCGGTTTTTTAATTATTCTAAAACAAATACCTTTTATATTTGGATACCATTCAGATTATTTGGGAGAAGAGGCTTTTTCACAGTTAAACGGCGAGAATACATTCACAGCTATTGAACATGCACTCAGTCTTTTTTCTCCTACGGCTATTGTTATTTCAGTTATATCCTTAGGGATTTTAATTATTTGGGATAAATATCTGACAAAATCAAATAAGATATTTGAAATCATTCAAGGACCAATTGTTGTTGTATTAATCGGTATATTATTTACAGTAGTTCTGGAAAAATACGGGATTACTATATCAAAAGAACAACTGGTATCTCTTCCTGAAATCCAGAGCTTCAACGAACTAAAAAATGTTTTTACCTTTGCTGATTTTTCAGGTTTTGCCTCTTTAGATGTTATAAAAATTGCTTTTGTCATGGCTGTTGTAGCGAGTCTTGAGACATTGCTAAGTGTCGAAGCTACAGATAAACTAGATCCTCAGAAACAGATTACTCCGACAAATAGAGAACTTAAGGCTCAAGGGCTTGGTAATATTGTTTCAGGTTTAATTGGCGGACTACCTATTACACAAGTTATTGTTAGAAGTTCTGCAAATATTACCTTTGGAGCTCAAACAAAACTTTCTGCAATATTGCATGGATTTTTTCTTTTAGTGAGTGTACTTACAATTATTCCATTGTTAAACATGATTCCTCTTGCTTCTCTTGCAGCTATTTTACTTGTTGTAGGCTATAAGCTAGCAAAACCTAGTATGTTTATCTCTATATACCGTAAAGGGTTAGAACTATTTGTACCATTTGTTGTGACAATTGTAGCAATGCTTATTAGTGATCTTTTAACAGGAGTTCTTCTTGGATTAGTTGCTAGTATATTTTTTACACTTCATCACAGTTATCGCAATTCATATCACTTAAAAGATACTGTTACCGATAAAGATGGAGTATCTGTACATCATATAGTTATGGCTGAAGAAGTGTCATTTTTTAATAAAGCAAGTGTATTAAAAGTTTTAGATGCCATACCTGAAAATTCAAAAGTTATCTTAGATTTTTCCAAGTCCAAAGCAGTTGCGTATGATGTTGTAGAATTGATTAAAGACTATATTACTCAATCAAAATATAAAAATATTCAAGTTGAAACAGTAAATTTTAAATATCCAAAAGAGTAA
- the argH gene encoding argininosuccinate lyase, with the protein MDKMWSGRFSASASSLLDQFNASIMFDRKLYLEDIEGSTAHATMLAKQGILTKEELEQIKQGLQQVKKEIESGEFEWKISDEDLHMGIEKRLTALIGDAGKKLHTARSRNDQVAVDFRRYVLRKNNEIVEAIKKLMYEVLVVAEQHTETLIPGMTHLQHAQPINFGFHLGAYLSMFKRDIERFQSSYERNNISPLGCAALAGTPHKVDREYTAELLGFDSVSVNCLDTVSDRDFALEILFNISTMMMHISRLSEELIMWSSYEFGFVELSDEYSTGSSIMPQKKNPDVPELLRGKTGRVYGSLMGLLTVMKGLPLAYNKDTQEDKEGVFDAVETAEISLEILKEAIKTMTVKPHNMEKACAIGHLSATDLADYLVEKCDIPFREAHFITGRAVAKGEELGVDLSKMEFKYLKEIDERINEDVMEFLALRHSMNARTSQGGTATVRTLEQLEFFREYLNKAEETLLI; encoded by the coding sequence ATGGATAAAATGTGGTCAGGTCGTTTTAGCGCAAGTGCATCTAGCTTATTAGACCAATTTAACGCTTCAATTATGTTTGATAGAAAACTCTATCTGGAAGATATTGAAGGTTCTACTGCTCATGCTACTATGCTTGCTAAACAAGGGATCTTAACTAAAGAAGAACTCGAACAAATCAAACAAGGTTTACAGCAAGTAAAAAAAGAGATCGAATCAGGCGAATTTGAATGGAAAATTTCTGATGAAGATCTTCATATGGGGATCGAAAAACGTTTAACGGCACTTATCGGTGATGCCGGAAAAAAATTACATACTGCACGTAGTAGAAACGATCAGGTTGCAGTAGATTTCAGACGTTATGTCCTTCGTAAAAACAATGAGATTGTAGAAGCTATTAAAAAACTTATGTATGAGGTTCTAGTAGTAGCAGAACAACATACTGAGACACTAATTCCTGGTATGACACACTTACAACATGCACAGCCTATTAACTTTGGTTTCCATTTAGGTGCATACCTTTCGATGTTTAAACGTGATATTGAAAGATTTCAAAGCTCATATGAGAGAAACAATATCTCTCCGTTAGGTTGTGCGGCATTAGCAGGGACTCCACATAAAGTAGACCGTGAATATACTGCAGAACTTCTTGGTTTTGACAGTGTGAGTGTAAACTGTTTGGATACTGTAAGTGACAGGGATTTTGCCTTAGAAATTTTATTTAATATCTCAACAATGATGATGCATATTTCACGTCTTAGTGAAGAGCTTATTATGTGGTCTTCATATGAATTCGGTTTTGTTGAGCTAAGTGATGAATATTCAACAGGTTCTTCAATTATGCCACAAAAGAAAAATCCAGATGTACCGGAACTTTTACGTGGAAAAACAGGACGTGTATATGGTTCACTTATGGGACTGTTAACAGTTATGAAAGGGCTTCCATTAGCATATAACAAAGATACTCAAGAAGATAAAGAAGGTGTTTTTGATGCAGTTGAAACTGCTGAAATTTCTTTAGAAATCTTAAAAGAAGCTATTAAAACAATGACTGTTAAACCGCACAATATGGAAAAAGCATGTGCAATCGGCCACTTAAGTGCAACAGATTTAGCAGACTATTTAGTAGAAAAGTGTGATATTCCATTCCGTGAAGCTCACTTCATCACTGGACGTGCAGTGGCTAAAGGGGAAGAACTAGGTGTTGATTTAAGTAAAATGGAATTTAAATACCTTAAAGAGATTGATGAGAGAATTAACGAAGATGTAATGGAATTTTTAGCACTTCGTCACTCTATGAATGCAAGAACATCTCAAGGTGGAACTGCAACGGTAAGAACACTAGAGCAATTAGAATTTTTTAGAGAATATTTAAATAAAGCAGAGGAGACTTTACTCATATGA
- a CDS encoding cytochrome b/b6 domain-containing protein yields MQQKYTVLYRVWHWLMAISVIGLLLTVLLRKTFLSYKTNALIIQEKLASMDIDISIENAKIIGKAIRTPMWEWHYIFGAMLGISLLIHLYMIITKRMSLPCLALIKAQSFEERMKKGVYFLIFIGIVIMSITGGTIYFYKDLGLTKENAQLLKELHESLLYPMLTVVVLHWIGVFRHEVKTKESIISKMVHGE; encoded by the coding sequence ATGCAACAAAAATATACTGTTTTATATCGTGTATGGCACTGGTTGATGGCAATTTCAGTTATAGGGCTTTTATTGACTGTTTTATTGCGTAAAACTTTTTTGAGTTATAAAACAAATGCGTTGATTATTCAAGAGAAGTTGGCATCTATGGATATTGATATAAGTATTGAAAATGCAAAAATCATTGGTAAAGCTATACGTACACCAATGTGGGAGTGGCATTATATCTTTGGCGCGATGTTAGGTATTTCATTATTGATACACCTATATATGATAATTACTAAGAGAATGTCTTTACCGTGTCTTGCACTAATTAAGGCTCAAAGTTTCGAAGAAAGAATGAAAAAGGGTGTTTACTTTTTGATATTTATTGGTATTGTTATCATGAGTATTACAGGAGGGACAATTTACTTCTACAAAGATTTAGGTTTAACAAAAGAAAATGCACAACTGCTAAAAGAGTTGCATGAATCTTTACTTTATCCTATGTTAACAGTGGTGGTACTACACTGGATAGGCGTTTTTCGTCATGAAGTAAAAACGAAAGAGAGTATCATCTCTAAAATGGTTCACGGGGAGTAA